The DNA sequence TGACGCTGTAATATGGGAATTATATGCAAGATTTTCAGGCTTTTCATGATGTTTCACCACACGATACCTGTTGATCCCCGCCCTGTCAGCCATTTCCTCAAGCTGTTTCAATGAGTTTCTGTCAAGGTCTTCCGTGTGGAGGACAACCGCGCAGTTTTCGTCTCTTGCGAGGTCCATTGCCATTTGAATCATCCTGTTGCAGTTTTCAATTACGGTCTCTGCAACAGGAAAATGGGGTCTGCCAATTTCTCCGATTGCGTCCGCTTTCCCCTCATGAATAAGTTTTGCTGCAAGGGCAATCCCCCTGCTCATTTCCTCTACCGGGTCAAGGCCGTTTCTTTCAAAGAAAAAGTAGTCAAGCGGGTAGGGTCCCAGTGTCACAAGCGAA is a window from the Thermoplasmatales archaeon genome containing:
- a CDS encoding putative metal-dependent hydrolase (urease superfamily), translating into MEAVNRFEKAGGTAFNLVNLPDYSLPVHGYYEAIFMNTIQLAETVMKESSIFSLVTLGPYPLDYFFFERNGLDPVEEMSRGIALAAKLIHEGKADAIGEIGRPHFPVAETVIENCNRMIQMAMDLARDENCAVVLHTEDLDRNSLKQLEEMADRAGINRYRVVKHHEKPENLAYNSHITASILASRRNVHESLKIRKTFMLETDYVDDRSKPDKVIPVDSVPKRAMMIKAENDDWEGIFSTIFTDLPSRVYGTDRFQV